One genomic segment of Erythrolamprus reginae isolate rEryReg1 chromosome 2, rEryReg1.hap1, whole genome shotgun sequence includes these proteins:
- the SUV39H1 gene encoding histone-lysine N-methyltransferase SUV39H1 isoform X2: MRLLDQGISNYLVQKAKQRRALQRWEYELNAKRNHKGRIVVENEVDLDGPPRDFVYINEYKVGDGITLNQMAVGCECSDCLSEAAGGCCPGVSHHKFAYNELGQVKIKAGMPIYECNSRCSCGIDCPNRIVQRGIRYDLCIFRTANGRGWGVRTLEKIRKHSFVMEYVGEIITSEEAERRGQIYDRQGATYLFDLDYVEDVYTVDAAYYGNISHFVNHSCNPNLQVYNVFIENLDERLPRIAFFATRAIRVGEELTFDYNMQVDPVNAESTKMDSNFGLVGSLAGSPKKRMRIECKCGTESCRKYLF, from the exons ATGCGCTTACTTGATCAAGGAATTTCCAATTATTTGGTTCAAAAGGCCAAACAGAGGCGAGCTTTGCAACGTTGGGAATATGAGCTTAATGCCAAGCGCAACCACAAGGGACGAATTGTGGTAGAAAATGAGGTGGACTTGGATGGGCCTCCCCGAGACTTTGTCTACATCAATGAATATAAAGTTGGGGATGGTATCACTCTCAACCAGATGGCTGTAGGCTGTGAATGTTCAGACTGTCTGTCAGAAGCAGCGGGGGGATGCTGCCCTGGTGTTTCACACCATAAATTTGCCTATAATGAGTTGGGCCAAGTAAAGATCAAGGCTGGAATGCCTATCTATGAATGCAATTCTCGCTGCAGCTGTGGTATTGATTGCCCAAACCGTATAGTACAGAGGGGCATTCGTTATGACCTTTGCATTTTCCGGACAGCTAATGGACGTGGCTGGGGTGTACGTACATTGGAGAAGATTCGCAAGCACAGCTTTGTCATGGAATATGTTGGAGAG ATTATCACATCAGAGGAAGCTGAGAGGCGGGGTCAGATCTATGACCGACAGGGTGCCACTTATCTGTTTGACCTGGACTACGTAGAAGATGTATATACAGTAGATGCTGCCTATTACGGCAACATTTCACATTTTGTTAATCACAGT TGCAACCCCAATCTACAGGTGTATAATGTTTTCATTGAAAATTTGGATGAACGACTGCCACGCATTGCTTTCTTTGCTACTCGAGCTATCAGAGTTGGGGAAGAGCTCACCTTTGACTATAATATGCAAG TGGATCCAGTAAATGCAGAAAGCACAAAGATGGACTCTAATTTTGGCCTTGTGGGAAGTCTGGCTGGCTCACCGAAGAAGCGGATGCGAATTGAGTGTAAATGTGGCACAGAATCTTGTCGAAAATATCTTTTCTAG
- the SUV39H1 gene encoding histone-lysine N-methyltransferase SUV39H1 isoform X1, translating to MFKMAENLKECTVSCKSTRSSLQDLCRLEKVCCPSLGITKKNLSDFEVEYLCDYKKIQDEEFYLVKWRGYSDSQNTWEPRKNLRCFNILKQFHRDLEQALIRRGSKLKKNMRLLDQGISNYLVQKAKQRRALQRWEYELNAKRNHKGRIVVENEVDLDGPPRDFVYINEYKVGDGITLNQMAVGCECSDCLSEAAGGCCPGVSHHKFAYNELGQVKIKAGMPIYECNSRCSCGIDCPNRIVQRGIRYDLCIFRTANGRGWGVRTLEKIRKHSFVMEYVGEIITSEEAERRGQIYDRQGATYLFDLDYVEDVYTVDAAYYGNISHFVNHSCNPNLQVYNVFIENLDERLPRIAFFATRAIRVGEELTFDYNMQVDPVNAESTKMDSNFGLVGSLAGSPKKRMRIECKCGTESCRKYLF from the exons atgttcaagATGGCGGAAAATTTAAAAG AGTGTACTGTTTCCTGCAAGTCAACAAGGTCCAGTCTCCAGGATCTTTGTCGATTGGAGAAGGTGTGTTGCCCTTCCTTGGGCATCACTAAAAAAAATCTCAGTGATTTTGAAGTAGAATATCTATGTGATTATAAGAAAATCCAG GATGAGGAATTCTATCTGGTGAAGTGGCGGGGCTATTCTGATTCACAGAATACCTGGGAGCCCCGAAAGAATTTACGATGTTTCAATATACTCAAGCAATTCCACAGGGACCTAGAACAAGCATTAATCCGCCGTGGTAGCAAGCTTAAAAAGAATATGCGCTTACTTGATCAAGGAATTTCCAATTATTTGGTTCAAAAGGCCAAACAGAGGCGAGCTTTGCAACGTTGGGAATATGAGCTTAATGCCAAGCGCAACCACAAGGGACGAATTGTGGTAGAAAATGAGGTGGACTTGGATGGGCCTCCCCGAGACTTTGTCTACATCAATGAATATAAAGTTGGGGATGGTATCACTCTCAACCAGATGGCTGTAGGCTGTGAATGTTCAGACTGTCTGTCAGAAGCAGCGGGGGGATGCTGCCCTGGTGTTTCACACCATAAATTTGCCTATAATGAGTTGGGCCAAGTAAAGATCAAGGCTGGAATGCCTATCTATGAATGCAATTCTCGCTGCAGCTGTGGTATTGATTGCCCAAACCGTATAGTACAGAGGGGCATTCGTTATGACCTTTGCATTTTCCGGACAGCTAATGGACGTGGCTGGGGTGTACGTACATTGGAGAAGATTCGCAAGCACAGCTTTGTCATGGAATATGTTGGAGAG ATTATCACATCAGAGGAAGCTGAGAGGCGGGGTCAGATCTATGACCGACAGGGTGCCACTTATCTGTTTGACCTGGACTACGTAGAAGATGTATATACAGTAGATGCTGCCTATTACGGCAACATTTCACATTTTGTTAATCACAGT TGCAACCCCAATCTACAGGTGTATAATGTTTTCATTGAAAATTTGGATGAACGACTGCCACGCATTGCTTTCTTTGCTACTCGAGCTATCAGAGTTGGGGAAGAGCTCACCTTTGACTATAATATGCAAG TGGATCCAGTAAATGCAGAAAGCACAAAGATGGACTCTAATTTTGGCCTTGTGGGAAGTCTGGCTGGCTCACCGAAGAAGCGGATGCGAATTGAGTGTAAATGTGGCACAGAATCTTGTCGAAAATATCTTTTCTAG